In Corvus moneduloides isolate bCorMon1 chromosome 31, bCorMon1.pri, whole genome shotgun sequence, one DNA window encodes the following:
- the PPP1R10 gene encoding LOW QUALITY PROTEIN: serine/threonine-protein phosphatase 1 regulatory subunit 10 (The sequence of the model RefSeq protein was modified relative to this genomic sequence to represent the inferred CDS: deleted 1 base in 1 codon), producing MGSGPIDPKELLKGLDCFLGRDGEVKTMDGISKIFSLMKDSQKMVSRCIYLNILLQTRAQDILAKFIRIGGYKLLNTWLTGSKAANNVPFLQQLLLTLQHLPLTVDHLKQNNTAKLVKQLSKSSDDEELRRLASILVSDWMGVIRSQSSSQPTERDKKKKKEENKSKTPVPEKPQEAKNEAKSEEMPEKKREKPKSLRTTAPSHAKFRSTGLELETPSLAPVKKLNSASSDKYSLKPVPVKRQSAPAAPGEAPLAEKKYKPLNTAPNAAKEIKVKIIPPQPMEGLGFLDALNSAPVPGIKIKKKKKVLSPTAAKPSPFEGKPAPEPSTAKPSSPEPAAAEPMDTERPGTPVPAIEVPEPMDTGSSEAGGDSKATDVPSEGGSGPRRPRKKKSVSWPEEGRLREYFYFELDETERVNVNKIKDFGEAAKREMLKDRHAFETARRLSHDSMEEKVPWAYPKALELPAPLVIPGSGSRERFTQAERVKGILQEIFLSKESIPDSPHEPDPESYEPLPPKLIPLDEDCSGEDGAYPEGLDPGNSAASPEPGAGAKLPPVLANLMGSVGAGKGPPGPPQNTPINMQEILSSIMGGPSSHKAEELLKQPDYSDKIKHLLGNLQAQPPGGPGGVPHGLLGPGPMNGFPPPKMQHFPPGGPMPGPHGGGGGGGGGGVPASPRGSRGVPACWAPPPLSAAAISGGRGLTGAGEGEASEGAPPAGEGSGGPPPNGGGGGGGGSRGGPPPPPGGHGEHGRDHPPPRGHGGGHGGDMSSRAVCRHFMLKGSCRYENNCAFYHPGVNGPPLP from the exons ATGGGCTCCGGCCCCATCGACCCCAAGGAGCTCCTCAAGGGCCTCGATTGTTTCCTGGGCCGGGATGGGGAGGTCAAAACCATGGATGGCATCTCCAAAATATTCAG CCTCATGAAGGACTCCCAGAAGATGGTGAGTCGCTGCATTTACCTGAACATCCTCCTGCAGACCCGGGCCCAGGACATCCTGGCCAA GTTCATCCGGATCGGGGGGTACAAGCTGCTCAACACGTGGCTGACGGGCTCCAAGGCCGCCAACAACgtccccttcctgcagcagctgctgctcaccctgcagcacctcccGCTCACCGTCGACCACCTCAAGCAG AACAACACGGCCAAGCTGGTGAAGCAGCTCAGCAAGTCCAGCGATGATGAGG AGCTTCGCCGCCTGGCCTCCATCCTCGTCAGCGACTGGATGGGGGTGATccgctcccagagcagctcccaacCCACAG aacgggataaaaaaaagaagaaagaggaaaacaaaagcaaaacgCCCGTCCCGGAGAAACCCCAGGAGGCCAAAAATGAGGCCAAAAGCGAAGAAATGCctgaaaaaaagagggaaaaacccaaatcccTGCGGACCACGGCCCCCAGCCACGCCAAGTTCCGCTCCACAG ggctggagctggagacGCCGTCGCTGGCGCCGGTGAAGAAACTGAACTCGGCCTCGTCCGACAAGTACAGCCTGAAACCCGTCCCGGTCAAGAGGCAGAG cgccccggcagcccccgggGAGGCTCCTCTGGCAGAGAAGAAATACAAACCCCTGAACACGGCCCCGAACGCGGCCAAGGAGATCAAAGTGAAGATCATCCCCCCCCAGC CCATGGAGGGCCTCGGGTTCCTGGACGCCCTGAACTCGGCGCCCGTCCCCGGCATCAAGatcaagaagaagaagaaggttcTGTCCCCGACGGCGGCCAAG cccagccccttcGAGGGGAAGCCGGCGCCGGAGCCCAGCACGGCCAAACCCTCGTCCCCGGAGCCGGCGGCCGCAGAGCCCATGGACACGGAGCGGCCGGGGACGCCCGTGCCGGCCATCGAGGTGCCCGAGCCCATGGACACAG GCTCGTCGGAGGCAGGGGGTGACTCCAAGGCCACCGATGTCCCCTCAGAGGGTGGCTCAGGCCCGCGCAGGCCCCGCAAGAAGAAATCGGTGTCGTGGCCCGAGGAGGGGCGGCTGCGCGAGTACTTCTACTTCGAGCTCGACGAGACCGAGCGAG TGAACGTGAACAAGATCAAGGACTTTGGCGAGGCGGCCAAGCGGGAGATGCTGAAGGACCGGCACGCCTTCGAGACGGCGCGGCGCCTCAGCCACGACTCCATGGAGGAGAAGGTGCCCTGGGCCTACCCCaaggccctggagctgccggCGCCGCTCGTCATCCCCGGCAGCGGCAGCCGCGAGCGCTTCACGCAGGCCGAGCGCGTCAAGGGCATCCTGCAGGAGATCTTCCTCTCCAAGGAGAG cATTCCCGACAGCCCCCACGAGCCCGACCCGGAATCCTACGAGCCACTCCCACCCAAACTCATCCCCTTGGACGAG GACTGCTCGGGCGAGGACGGAGCGTATCCCGAGGGGCTGGATCCCGGGAATTCCGCGGCCTCCCCGGAGCCAGGGGCGGGGGCCAAGCTGCCCCCAGTCCTTGCCAACCTCATGGGCAGCGTCGGGGCCGGCAAGggccccccaggacccccccaaaacacccccatCAACATGCAGGAGATCCTCAGCTCCATCATG GGCGGCCCCAGCAGCCACAAGGccgaggagctgctgaagcagcCGGACTATTCCGACAAAATCAAGCACCTGCTGGGCAACCTGCAGGCACAGCCGCCGGGGGGGCCCGGAGGAG TTCCCCACGGGCTGCTGGGCCCCGGCCCCATGAACGGCTTCCCCCCGCCCAAGATGCAGCACTTCCCCCCGGGGGGGCCCATGCCGG GCCCccacggcggcggcggcggcggcgggggggggggggtcccggccTCCCCCCGGGGCTCCCGGGGGGTCCCCGCCTGTtgggcccccccccccctcagcGCGGCGGCGATTTCTGGGGGGAGGGGCCTGAcgggggcgggggagggggaggcCTCCGAGGGGGCCCCCCCggcgggggaggg GAGCGGGGGCCCCCCCCCCaatggcggcggcggcggcgggggggggtcccgggggggccctcccccccccccaggcgGGCACGGCGAGCACGGCAGagaccac ccccccccccggggccACGGCGGAGGCCACGGCGGAG ACATGTCGAGCCGCGCCGTGTGCCGCCACTTCATGCTCAAGGGCAGCTGCAGGTACGAGAACAACTGTGCCTTCTACCACCCCGGCGTCAACGGGCCCCCCCTGCCCtga
- the MRPS18B gene encoding 28S ribosomal protein S18b, mitochondrial: protein MALARAAAALRAAGGGGGRGAGRPRWAQDLPRLCSTQETPKDPPPAPSPYQDRPWEYLESEEYRATYGDKPVWHGYRCSHKGSVPPQRTRKACLRRGSHVGNPCPICRDRNLLVDFRNVKLLDQFICPHSGVIFHPIHTGICMKQHKRLSQAIAQAQDHGLLWLHVPFVPVPDEDFSNQHAAVGKTPPAPALKGPGQAWYPWYEWQQPPATEVARMRRLYRGFLKENYPDTPPSPSGE, encoded by the exons ATGGCGCTggcccgggcggcggcggcgctgagggcggcgggaggaggcggcgggagGGGCGCGGGGAGGCCGCGGTGGGCGCAG GACCTCCCCCGGCTCTGCAGCACCCAAGAAACCCCCAAGGaccccccgcccgccccctcCCCCTACCAGGACCGGCCCTGGGAGTACCTGGAGAGCGAAG AATACCGGGCCACCTACGGCGACAAGCCCGTGTGGCACGGCTACCGCTGCAGCCACAAGGGATCTGTCCCCCCCCAGCGCACCCGCAAGGCCTGTCTG CGCCGGGGAAGCCACGTGGGGAACCCCTGCCCCATCTGCCGGGACCGGAACCTGCTGGTGGATTTTCGG aatGTGAAGCTGCTGGACCAGTTCATCTGCCCCCACTCTGGCGTCATCTTCCACCCCATCCACACAG ggATCTGCATGAAGCAGCACAAGCGCCTATCCCAGGCCATTGCCCAAGCCCAGGACCACG GTCTCCTGTGGCTCCACGTCCCCTTCGTGCCGGTCCCTGACGAGGATTTCTCCAACCAACACGCGGCTGTGGGGAAAACTCCACCGGCGCCTGCCCTGAAGGGGCCGGGCCAGGCCTGGTACCCCTGGTATGAGTGGCAGCAGCCCCCTGCCACCGAGGTGGCCCGGATGCGCCGCCTTTACCGGGGATTCCTCAAGGAGAATTACCCCGATACCCCCCCAAGCCCATCGGGGGAATAA